Genomic segment of Pseudomonas sp. CCI4.2:
GAACCTGCAGTGATCACGGTGTCCTTGCTCAGCGTCAATCCCTGGCCGGTGTGGTGGTTGACCAGCCAGGCCAGCAACCGACGGGGATCCCCGGCTGGATTGGCGGCTTTACCCGGCACGATGTTTTGGCCGGCGTAGGTGAAGGTCATCTCGGGTTCGGCAAACGGGAAATTCTCCCTGTACTCGACAAATTCGCCCACGATCAACGCACCGTGGTTCAGCAAGTCGCCCAGTTGCAACAGCGGCTCGACCTTTGGCCAGACCGCAAATCGGCTGGCAACCAGTTCGATAGTCGCCGCCATATAACCGATGCCCTGGCGTACTTCTTCATCCGAGTAGGCGTCGGCGCGGGGTGCGAAGTCGCGGTTGAAACGAAAGGCGATTTCCAACTCCAGGCCCGGCGGAAAATACGCGGCTCGTTCGAGGTTGGCGCCGCTGGGCAACAAGCATTCAGTGGGGAGCGGGGCGCCCTGAACCGGGCCGGTGTGGGACTTTGAACCGATTTTCCAGCCGCCGACGGTGCAACCCCGTAGCCGCAGAATGTCTTGCTGTAACGCATAGGCCCCAGCGGCGTCGACCGGCACCTGGTCTGCCGATAACTGCGCGATGGGCTGGCGATGACGTCCGGCGTCGACAATCAGTTGGGCGATGTTGGACGTGTGAGCGGTGTCAGTCATGGGGCAGTTCCTTTGAATATTTTGAAGGTGAAACCCGCGCCGGTTCAGTCAATGGCTGCGCGGGGAATGAAGCAATCGAGATCATTTGCCGACAATAACCGAAGGCCGTTGCGGGTGCTGCTCGTCTACCTCGGAAGGCAGGTTAGTCACGCATTCGAACTTGTTCTCGGGCTTCATGCGAAACGCCAGAATAACGCCGATGGCCATCAGCAGCATGCTGCCGACAAAGGGCAAATCCCAGCTGCCATAGCGGTCGATCAAATAGCCGGAAACCACTGGTGAAAGGATTGCGGCGGCGGCAGAGCCGGTGCTCATGATGCCGCTCGCGGTGCCGCTGAACTCCGGCGCGATGTCCATCGGGATCGCCCACATTGGACCAATCATCATTTCGGCGAAGAAGAAACCACCCGCCAGGCAGGCCATTGAGATGTACATGTTGTGGTTGAACATCACGGGCATCAGGCACGCCAACGTCAGGAACATGCAGATCGCAACCATCCAACTGCGGGACTTCTTCAGCGACCCGGTTTTGATCAACAGCTTGTCCGTAATGACGCCACCCACCGTATCGCCGATCACACCGGCGAAGAATACTGCCGATGCAAACACCGCCGATTTCTTCAAGTCCATGTTGTAGCTGTGCAAAAAGTACTGAGGGATCCACGACAGAAATAACCAGAGCGTCCAGCCATAGCAGAAGTAAACAATGGTCACCGGTGCCATGCGTTTAAACAGGGCTTTCCACGGCACTTTAGGTGCAGGGCCTTTTGGTGCTGGCAGCACTGCCAGTTCTGCTTGGGTGATCAGTGGGTGATCTTTAGGGTGTTCGGTAAATACGAAAGCCCAGACCACTACCCAGATCAAGCTGATGGCGCCACACACATAGAACGCCATGCGCCAGTTATACGTGGCCATCACGGCAACGATGACCGTTGGTGCAACCGCGTTGCCAATACGGGCTGCCGAATGGGTAATGCCTTGAGCAAAACCGCGTTTTTCTTTAGCCACCCAGCGCGACATCGCGGCGGTAGCGGCAGGGAAGGTTGCACCTTCGCCCAGACCCAATAGCAAGCGCGCGGCGAGCATGGAATACAGGCCGCCAGCAAAACCGGTAAGAATGGTCGCTACGCCCCACAACGCTCCGCAGAAAATCAGCGTGCGCCGAGCGCCATATTTGTCGCTGATCCACCCGCCGATGACCTGAAACACCAGGTAAGGGTAAGCGAAGGCAGAAAAAACCAGACCGATTTGGGTGTTTGACAGGCCGAATTCGGCACCGAAACCCGAGGCCGCCGTGCTGACGTTAACGCGGTCAAGGTAGGTGATGAAGTACATGACGCAGAGCATGAGCAACACCATGCTCGTTGGGCGTAAGCGGAACCGTTTCATGACGCTATCTCCAGTTTCTTATTGTTCGTGCAACGACGCACGATAGGTCGGGATAGATCTTTATTGTTCTACTGATTACGGGAATTAACATCCTGTAGGAGCCAACGTGTTGGCGAGGCGATCAATCAGGCAATTGATAACAGACCTCTCGCCAGCACGTTGGCTCCTACAGGTTTTTGGTGGGTTTCATTACCGGCGCAGCGGGACATCCTGGGCGCCGAGGAAGTCCATCGCCGCAACTACACCGCTGCCGTTGAGCTTCACACCCGCCATTTTCAGGCCCATCTCGCAGCCGGTCAGGGTTGCCATCAGCGTCAGGTCGTTGCAATCGCCCAAGTGGCCAATGCGGAACATACGGCCTTTCATTTTGCCCAGGCCGGTACCCAGCGACATGTCGAAGCGTTCGTAGATGATCTTGCGCACCTGATCGGCATCGACGCCATCAGGGGTCATGACACCGGTCAATACCGGGCTGTAGACGCTCGGGTCGGCGCACTGGATATTCAGGCCCCACGCGGTGACAGCGATTCGGCAGGCCTCGGCCAGGCGATTGTGTCGGGCAAACACGTGGTCCAGGCCTTCGCCGAGAATCATGTCCAATGCTTCGCTAAGGCCATACAGCAAATTGGTGCTTGGCGTGTACGGCCAGTAACCGGTCTTGTTCATTTCGATAATTTCGTCCCACGCCCAGAAACTGCGTGGTAAACCGGCGGTTTTGCTGGCGGCGATGGCCTTGGGCGAGACCGCGTTAAAGCTGATGCCGGGTGGCAGCATTAAGCCTTTCTGCGAACCGGAAATAGTGACGTCCACGCCCCATTCATCGTGGCGATAATCGGCTGAGGCCAGGCCGGAAATAGTATCGACCAGCAACAGGGCAGGGTGGCCGGCAGCGTCGATAGCTTTACGCACGGCGGCGATGTCTGAGGTAACGCCGGTACTGGTTTCATTATGTACAACACAGACGGCTTTGATGCTGTGGTTTGAGTCTTGGCGCAGACGCGCTTCGATCATCTCGGGCTTGAGTCCCTGACGCCATCCTTCAACACCGGGCAAGCCGATGAACTCAGGTTTCAGGCCAAGGCTTTCGGCCATTTTTTTCCAGAGAGTGGCGAAATGACCGGTTTCAAACATCAACACGCTGTCGCCGGAACTCAGGGTATTGCACAACGCGGCTTCCCAGGCGCCGGTGCCTGAGGCTGGGTAAATGATCACCGGTTGGTTGGTTTTGAAAATTTGCTTGATGCCGTCAATCACCTTCAAACCGAGTTCTGCGAACTCAGGACCTCGGTGATCAATGGTCGGGTAACTCATGGCACGGAGGATGCGGTCGGGAACCGGGCTTGGGCCGGGAATCTGTAAAAAGTGGCGGCCGGCTGGGTGAAAATCGAGCTTTACCATGGTCGTTTTCCTTGTTGTTGTATTTTGAATTCAAAATACCATAGCAGGACTCCGCGCCACGTCAACCTGAATAAAATTGTTGTTTAGCCCCTATCCATTGGGCTTAAACGCTGAAAATGAATTAAGATCCTTTCAGCCATTTGAGGACTTTGTATGCAAGATTCAGATTTCATTACGGAAAAGGACGCCGTTCGACAATTACCCAAAGTAGAACGCCAACGTTTGCATGACACCGTCGTTGAGCACCTGCGCAGCTTCATTATCGAAGGTGTGCTGGAAGCTGGCAGGAAACTGAACGAGCGAGAACTGTGCGAAACCCTCGGCATTTCCAGAACGCCGTTGCGGGAAGCATTGAAGGTATTGGCAGCGGAAGGCTTGATTGAAATATCGCCCAATCGCGGCGCCAGCGTCGCACGCATGTCTGAGCTGGAAATCCGCGAAGCCTTCGAATTGATGAGCGGTTTGGAAGGGTTTTCCGGAGAGCTGGCCTGCGAGCGAATCACTGACGAGGAACTGGCGCAAATCAGGGCGCTGCATTACGCCATGGTCGTGTGCAAGAACCAAAACGACTTGCCCGGTTACTACCAGCGCAACCGCGCCATTCACGATCTGATCAATCAGGCCGCGCGCAATTCGGCGCTGTGTCAGGCCTATCAATCGCTTAACTTCAGGTTGCAGGCGCTGCGGTTTCGGTCAAATTTTCAGGCCCCGAAATGGGACCGGGCGGTGCATGATCATGAGCAAATGATCGAAGCGCTGGAAGCCCGTGACGGCAAGCGTTTGAGCGCGATCCTGCGCCATCACTTGCTGGAAAAACGCGATGCGTTGATGTTGATGGTTCGCCAGGACGACGAGCACGCGAGGTCGATTCGCAGCTGATTGGCTGGCAACGAGGCGCCTCAGATGAATTATTCAGACATATATTCATGCCTCATGATTGATGCGCAATTAAGGGTACCCTTGCCGGCAATCATCCGCACATAAGGACATCATGATGACGTGGTCAGCCAAGCAATATTCTGCCTTTGAAAACGAACGTACCCGCCCCGTGCGGGATCTTGTTGGCGCCATTGCGCAGCATGAAGTACGCGTTGCCATCGACTTGGGCTGCGGTCCGGGGAACTCCACTGAAGTCCTTGCCGAGCGCTACCCCGATGCCGTCGTGAGTGGCATCGACAGCTCTGAAGACATGGTTGCCGCTGCCAATAAACGACTGCCCTCCATGCAGTTTGAGGTCAGCGACATCGCTGGCTGGAAGCCGACCAAGCAGTACGACGTGATCCTGGCGAACGCCTCGTTGCAGTGGGTGCCGGACCATGAACGGTTGTACCCGTTTTTAGTGAAGCAGCTTGCACCGGGTGGCAGTCTCGCGATCCAGACCCCTGATAACCTGGAAGAGCCGGCTCACCGGATGGCGCGTAAGATTGCCGCGAACGGGCCGTGGGCCAATAAAATCGGCGGCCAACTGCATCCGCCGCGCCATAGCGCTGACTATTATTACGACCTGCTGAGCCATCATTGCAGCAAGGTTGATGTGTGGCGAACCACGTATTACCACCCATTGGCGGGTGGTGCGCAAGCGGTAGTCGAATGGTTCAAGGGATCGGCATTACGCCCGTACCTCGGTCCGCTAGACGATGCCGAAAAAGCGGCGTTCCTTGCGCAATACCTGGCAGCCATGAAAGAAGCCTACCCGGTATCAGCGCACGGCAAAGTGCTGTTGCCGTTTCCACGATTATTTATCGTGGCCAGTCGATAGGATTTGCCTTGATTCCAAGGCCCCTGGCCTGAGACCGCTTAGTCTTCGCCAAGAATTAAGCGGATGCGCTCACTAAAATCGCTGATGCTGAACGGCTTGGCCAAAACCCGGGTGGCCGGTTTGGCGTTTTCATCGATCTGCAGGTTTTTCGCAAACCCGGTGATGAACAGCACTTTTAGCTGCGGGTGCTGAACCCGCAGGAGGGCGGCGAGTTGCTGCCCGTCCAGCCCGCCTGGCAGACCGATGTCGGTGACCAACAAATCGATATGTTCGAGCTTTTCTGCGCGACTGAGTGCTGACCGGCCGTCAATCGCTTCAGGCACGGTGTATCCCAAATCGGTCAGCAATTCGATCATCACGTGGCGAACCACCATTTCATCGTCCACCAACAGAACGGTTTCACCCGACGCCCTCGGCAACGCCTTGACGGCACTGGTCATCAAGCTGGACTCGTCGACCACTTCGCTGTGCAGCGGAAAGCTAAGCGCGATCGAGGTGCCGTGGCCCATCTCGCTGCTGATCTGCGTATGCCCACCGGATTGCTGGACGAAGCCGTAAATCATCGACAGACCCAATCCGGTGCCTTCCCCCGATTGCTTGGTGGTGAAAAATGGATCGAAGGCCCGCTCCATGACCTCGGGTGTCATGCCGGTGCCAGAATCCGTCACCGTGATAGTCACGTAATCGTTGACGGCGAAATCCCGACCTTGGACCACCGGCCGCTCGGCTGGAGTTCGACCGGTTCTTATCGACAGTGATCCCCCGTTGGGCATGGCATCCCGAGCGTTGATCGCCAAATTCAGGATTGCGTTTTCAAGTTGGTTTGGATCACACCGGATCGCGCTGTTGGCGGCCAAGGTGGTTTCGAGATCAATGCCGGGGCCTACGGTCCTTCGCAGCAAGTCTTCGAGGCCGGCGACGAGTTTATTCGGGTGGATGACTTTGGGTTCAAGCGTTTGCTGCCTGGAAAACGCCAACAACCGATGGGTCAATGCCGCCGCACGTTGCACCGTCGACTTGGCCAAATCGATGTAGGAAGGCAGCTTGTCGACCTTGCCTTGTGCGAGCCTGAGCTGCATTAGCTCAAGACTGCCCAAGGCGCCGGCCAGCATGTTGTTGAAGTCATGGGCCAAGCCCCCGGTCAATTGCCCGACAGCCTCCATTTTTTGGCTCTGCCGAAGTTTCTCTTCGGTGGCTTCACGCTCGCCCTGCTCCTTGACCAACGCGAGCGTGCGCTCAGCCACCCGCTCTTCCAGGGTTTCATTCCAGTCACGCAGGGCCGATTCGAGTCGAACGCGCTCCTCGATGTCTTCGATGGTTCCGTACCACTGAAGGCAGGCGCCTTGGCTATCGAGCTGCGGAAAGGCGCGCATCCGAAACCAGCCATAATCGCCCCCGGTTTTGCGCAACGTGGCGCTGACGTCATAGGGCACTTTGGTGCGTATCGAGTAGGCCCAGGCGTCGGCAATCTTCTGCTCGTGGTCGTGGTGGCAAACCTGCAGCCAGCCTTGATCCAGCGCCTGCTCCTGACTGAGGCCGGTCAGTTTCAGCCAACGTTGATCAAACGAGGTCACGCGACCTTCCGCGTCGGCGGTCCAGATAATTTGCGGATTGAGTTCCACGGCCACGCGGAAGTGTTCTTCGCTGCTGCGCAGCGCACGTTCGGAGGCTCTGATTTCATCCAGCGATCTAAAACGCTCCACGGCACCCGCGATAAAATTCGCGTAGGTGCGCAACAGGTCGATATCGCGATCCGTAAAATTTCTGGGCTTTTTGCTGTCGACTTCGAAAATCCCGAACGGGGACTTTCCTTCCACCCCCAAGATCGGGACATTGACCAGTGCCTGAACGCCGTGATCGAGCAAAAACGGCGCATAACGAAAGCGTTTTTCCAGGCTGACGTCGGTGGAGATGACCGGGTATTTCGAGCCAAAGGCGTAGCCCTCCGAGACGTCCTTTTTGATCGGTACTGTCACGTTGTCGACCACGTTTGGTTGCCATCCCACCCCGCTGCGAACCTTCAGGAAGCGACCGTCGTCGCACAGCATCATGATTTTCGCAAAGTCAGTACCCAACGCCTCGCGCACCAGTGCGCAGGCCTGTTGCAGGATCTCGTCAAGGCTCGGTGATTTCAGCGCAAGTTCACCAAACTGGGCCAAAGCGTTGAGGCGCCTTAACTGCGCAGGCTGGAGGTCATGAAGATCGGTCACGGTGTGCTAGTCCATTGTTTCGCCCAACTTTTCGGGCCCGTTAACCATTGGTGATTTGAATCTCAATAAATGTTCAACTCCGTTCAATGCCACCGGTCAGGGCGCTCGATCCGGTGAGCGCACCATCGATGTCGCCGCGCTTGTACGCCGCTGAATGTGCGTCGGGCTCAGGTTGACCACTTCCGGAACTGGCAAATTTTTGTAGAGCCGGCTATAGCGAAAGGCTTACACGACGAAGGGTAACTTCGCTCTATGCGGGGGGCTGCTGTCAGCGATATTCTTGATCCATCAACGCAGGCGCTTGGAGCGCCAGCGGATCAAGGATGATCGACCATGGCCCGGATGGCCACCGACAGGGTGTTGGAATGGTCTTGGAAAAACCCGCTTCGGCGGGTTTTTTATTGTCTATAGAAAACCTCACGAAATTGAATCAATTTTCGTTGAGTTCACGGGGTTCATGAATGGGGCAGCCGTTGCGTTGACTCCGAAAACGCGATGACAATTCATACGACGGTTTGCGCGCCCGCATGATGCCGCCCAATGGACGATGAGCCTCCAAACCATGCCATGGGCTGAAGGCCATGCCTTCATCTATGTCCGCTTCACGACGTTTAGACCATGACTGTTGTTTCGGAACGTCGATTCGAGCGACGGCTATAAACGGACTGACGTCTTCTGGCCATTGGACTGACGCGTCTTCAATCGGCATCTTCTCTAAATTCGTGGCCAACTGAATCCGTACTTCCCAGGTTCCTCCGTTGCTCGAAAAGAAATCCTGAACCGCTTCGCGCAGGCCATCGGGCTTGTCTGCGACGTCGACTTCTTTGTCGGTCAATGCAGTCAGCTCGGGCGATACCGGAACGATGCTTAATTTTGCGTAATACGCACCGTACAAAAACGGCACCACGCTGTAATACGTTTCGCCCAAGAGATTGGTAATGGGGTGACCGCCCAAGCTTTTGAGTGTGCCGCTCTCACCACCTACCGCTTCGACGATACTTTCCACGCCCCTGAGCAAGGCGGAAAAGGCCTTTTTTGACTCCGGTGCCTTGTCGGTGGTTGCGGCCAACATTTTCAAGGTTCTCAGGAATGCCTTGGGGTCAGCGGCGGTGAAGGCCTTGGCGTTTTGCAGCACAAAGTCCTGAGTAATATCACCCTCGCTGTCGGGCAGACGGCTGCCTTCTACGCCGATCATTTTGATCGCCAGGCCACGGGGCGCCGATACTTTGTCATCGAGAATATCGCCGGGATTGGTTGAGAAACGCAAAACCACCGGCAGTTTGACGGGGTTGGCAAATGCGCCTTGGGCCAGTGCTGCAGGCAAGCCGTCGAGAATCTGAATTTCCCCATACAACAACCCATGGGCTTTGGCATGCACGCCGCGCACGGCGTGGCCGTAGTCGTGATAAGTGGTTTCCAGAATGGAGCGCATGGTTTCGGCCAACGCTTGGCTGGTCTGTGATTCGTCTTCCGGTATTTGCTCAAAAGAAGGTTCAAACGGTAACGGCTGAACGTTAAGAAGCGTTGTCATCAGGTTTCTCCGGTCAGATTAGGGCAGAGGCGTAATTCGGTCCGCAGCCTGCGCTCTTGGATTCTTGGCTATTGGCTCGGGGACTTAATCAACCTGACCGGCGTTGTCCACGGCGGTTCAACACTGCGGACCGGCTGCCCAAATGCAGGCCAGCGCTTGAGCGCGAGCTTGAAATCGGGGATGTAGTGTTATTTCAGGCGGGGTATCAAAACCAAAAAAAAACGTCGCCGGTAAGCGCTTGGGGCGCTTACCGGCGACGCGGTTAAAGCATTAGCAGTAGCTGTCTACAACACGAACTTCTGCGGTTTTACCGAGGGACTGCCATTCACGTGTCAGGGTTTGCAGTACCTGACCCATGAAGTTCTCGTCAGCGGCGGCTTTCTTACCAACATAACCCTGGCCCCTGCGGTACATCTTCAGCCTGGCCCGCATGCTCGGGTTGCATTGCTCGAATTCGCCTTCCCCTGCGTTGCTCGACAGCCGGTCGATGTGAACGTCTCCGGCTTCGCCCACCCAGAGGATGTGGCTGTCGAGACTGTCCTTTTGTGAAGCGAACAGTCGGGCAAGTTGGTCAACAGTAGGCTGATTGTTCAAGTTCATCGGTATTCCCCTAGACCATTCGTTGATCTGTTTAGTGGTTAGTTCAATGGACCCAATGGTCGATCGAATGCACATCAGGCAGGGGTTTGATGAGGGTAGGAGGACAAGCGAACGGATCAAAAATACGAAGGGCGACGTTAATGCGGTCAACCACAAGCATCATGAGAACGTTTCGCCAGCTTTCTCGTCCTTGCGGAACGATCCTGCCAGTCAACTTCATCAATCTGCCTTGTGGGCAGTACACATCCGCTAACGACTCGACGGCTCGTCGAGTGTGTTTGGAATACCTTTGCCGGCGCTCCCGATCGGGGAGACAGGGCCATCATGCCGGGACGAATAGGGGGCGTCAACCG
This window contains:
- a CDS encoding 2-keto-4-pentenoate hydratase, translated to MTDTAHTSNIAQLIVDAGRHRQPIAQLSADQVPVDAAGAYALQQDILRLRGCTVGGWKIGSKSHTGPVQGAPLPTECLLPSGANLERAAYFPPGLELEIAFRFNRDFAPRADAYSDEEVRQGIGYMAATIELVASRFAVWPKVEPLLQLGDLLNHGALIVGEFVEYRENFPFAEPEMTFTYAGQNIVPGKAANPAGDPRRLLAWLVNHHTGQGLTLSKDTVITAGSFTGMYIVKGPGLACGEITGLPAVSLSLF
- a CDS encoding MFS transporter, yielding MKRFRLRPTSMVLLMLCVMYFITYLDRVNVSTAASGFGAEFGLSNTQIGLVFSAFAYPYLVFQVIGGWISDKYGARRTLIFCGALWGVATILTGFAGGLYSMLAARLLLGLGEGATFPAATAAMSRWVAKEKRGFAQGITHSAARIGNAVAPTVIVAVMATYNWRMAFYVCGAISLIWVVVWAFVFTEHPKDHPLITQAELAVLPAPKGPAPKVPWKALFKRMAPVTIVYFCYGWTLWLFLSWIPQYFLHSYNMDLKKSAVFASAVFFAGVIGDTVGGVITDKLLIKTGSLKKSRSWMVAICMFLTLACLMPVMFNHNMYISMACLAGGFFFAEMMIGPMWAIPMDIAPEFSGTASGIMSTGSAAAAILSPVVSGYLIDRYGSWDLPFVGSMLLMAIGVILAFRMKPENKFECVTNLPSEVDEQHPQRPSVIVGK
- a CDS encoding pyridoxal-phosphate-dependent aminotransferase family protein — translated: MVKLDFHPAGRHFLQIPGPSPVPDRILRAMSYPTIDHRGPEFAELGLKVIDGIKQIFKTNQPVIIYPASGTGAWEAALCNTLSSGDSVLMFETGHFATLWKKMAESLGLKPEFIGLPGVEGWRQGLKPEMIEARLRQDSNHSIKAVCVVHNETSTGVTSDIAAVRKAIDAAGHPALLLVDTISGLASADYRHDEWGVDVTISGSQKGLMLPPGISFNAVSPKAIAASKTAGLPRSFWAWDEIIEMNKTGYWPYTPSTNLLYGLSEALDMILGEGLDHVFARHNRLAEACRIAVTAWGLNIQCADPSVYSPVLTGVMTPDGVDADQVRKIIYERFDMSLGTGLGKMKGRMFRIGHLGDCNDLTLMATLTGCEMGLKMAGVKLNGSGVVAAMDFLGAQDVPLRR
- a CDS encoding GntR family transcriptional regulator: MQDSDFITEKDAVRQLPKVERQRLHDTVVEHLRSFIIEGVLEAGRKLNERELCETLGISRTPLREALKVLAAEGLIEISPNRGASVARMSELEIREAFELMSGLEGFSGELACERITDEELAQIRALHYAMVVCKNQNDLPGYYQRNRAIHDLINQAARNSALCQAYQSLNFRLQALRFRSNFQAPKWDRAVHDHEQMIEALEARDGKRLSAILRHHLLEKRDALMLMVRQDDEHARSIRS
- the tam gene encoding trans-aconitate 2-methyltransferase encodes the protein MTWSAKQYSAFENERTRPVRDLVGAIAQHEVRVAIDLGCGPGNSTEVLAERYPDAVVSGIDSSEDMVAAANKRLPSMQFEVSDIAGWKPTKQYDVILANASLQWVPDHERLYPFLVKQLAPGGSLAIQTPDNLEEPAHRMARKIAANGPWANKIGGQLHPPRHSADYYYDLLSHHCSKVDVWRTTYYHPLAGGAQAVVEWFKGSALRPYLGPLDDAEKAAFLAQYLAAMKEAYPVSAHGKVLLPFPRLFIVASR
- a CDS encoding ATP-binding protein, with translation MTDLHDLQPAQLRRLNALAQFGELALKSPSLDEILQQACALVREALGTDFAKIMMLCDDGRFLKVRSGVGWQPNVVDNVTVPIKKDVSEGYAFGSKYPVISTDVSLEKRFRYAPFLLDHGVQALVNVPILGVEGKSPFGIFEVDSKKPRNFTDRDIDLLRTYANFIAGAVERFRSLDEIRASERALRSSEEHFRVAVELNPQIIWTADAEGRVTSFDQRWLKLTGLSQEQALDQGWLQVCHHDHEQKIADAWAYSIRTKVPYDVSATLRKTGGDYGWFRMRAFPQLDSQGACLQWYGTIEDIEERVRLESALRDWNETLEERVAERTLALVKEQGEREATEEKLRQSQKMEAVGQLTGGLAHDFNNMLAGALGSLELMQLRLAQGKVDKLPSYIDLAKSTVQRAAALTHRLLAFSRQQTLEPKVIHPNKLVAGLEDLLRRTVGPGIDLETTLAANSAIRCDPNQLENAILNLAINARDAMPNGGSLSIRTGRTPAERPVVQGRDFAVNDYVTITVTDSGTGMTPEVMERAFDPFFTTKQSGEGTGLGLSMIYGFVQQSGGHTQISSEMGHGTSIALSFPLHSEVVDESSLMTSAVKALPRASGETVLLVDDEMVVRHVMIELLTDLGYTVPEAIDGRSALSRAEKLEHIDLLVTDIGLPGGLDGQQLAALLRVQHPQLKVLFITGFAKNLQIDENAKPATRVLAKPFSISDFSERIRLILGED
- a CDS encoding catalase family protein, with amino-acid sequence MTTLLNVQPLPFEPSFEQIPEDESQTSQALAETMRSILETTYHDYGHAVRGVHAKAHGLLYGEIQILDGLPAALAQGAFANPVKLPVVLRFSTNPGDILDDKVSAPRGLAIKMIGVEGSRLPDSEGDITQDFVLQNAKAFTAADPKAFLRTLKMLAATTDKAPESKKAFSALLRGVESIVEAVGGESGTLKSLGGHPITNLLGETYYSVVPFLYGAYYAKLSIVPVSPELTALTDKEVDVADKPDGLREAVQDFFSSNGGTWEVRIQLATNLEKMPIEDASVQWPEDVSPFIAVARIDVPKQQSWSKRREADIDEGMAFSPWHGLEAHRPLGGIMRARKPSYELSSRFRSQRNGCPIHEPRELNEN